The Tenrec ecaudatus isolate mTenEca1 chromosome 12, mTenEca1.hap1, whole genome shotgun sequence genomic interval GCATTCTGGCTCCCTGTCCTCCCCTCGCCCTCCCCACTCTTGGACATTCCGATGGCTCCCAGGCCACCATCCACTCTAGCCTGCTGCTGCTCAGCGCCCACCATGGTCAGTGAACCCCATGACTCATCCAGGGGGATATTAGGCCCTGGATAGAAACCTCTCATAGCCCCCGACTTTGCTGCCTGCCCACACAATGCAGGCTGAGAAGCCAGTCTGTAGGTCTGGCAGCTGAGGTGGCCTAGGGACACACTGGCCAAAAATCTGCAGATGCTGAGCCGGCAGTTTTTGCCTTCCTGCTGAAAGGGACAGGCAGGCTGGTAATGTGCCGGCCTTCTCTGTGCCACGGATGTGGATGTGTGGCCTCTTTCAGGAAAGAGGGAAAAGCACACAGGCGTGCTCGGACCCCGCGGAGCAGACCCCTGCCCCCTGACTGCTGGCACGTGGGTCAAATATACCGGGCGAGTCCCCGGTCCTCCCGGAGAAGGCCTGGCGGCGCCTGGAGTCTGGCCCTGCTCACCTGGGCGTGCTTGAAGATGTGCATGATGAAGATGGTGAGGCCCAGACCGAAGACATAGGCCGCGAAGCTGGTGTAGAAGTAGGTGTAGGAGTTCTTCTTCAGGCTGCGGGGGAGGAAGGTGGTGAGAGGCAGGGGCCAGGGAAGCAACACCCTGCTGCGGTGGGTGCTCAGGCTGCATGGGGTGACTGAGCACCCTGGGCTGGGAGCCCAACCTGGGTGTGCCCTCTGGACCTGTCCCGAGCGATGTGGCTGTGGGCAAGCCCTGCTCCTCCCTGCCTCAGTTTATCCATCCGCAAAGTGGGAAAACCCTGAGTCTGGCTtccggtgggggtgggtggggcagaGCTGTGGATATCAAATGGTAGAAACTGGGACGGCGACCCTCAGATTTTGGCCAGCATCAAAATTACCTGGACGCTTCAAGATGCCAATCTGACAGGTCTGAGGCAAGGGCCAGGACAGTGCCGGTGGTGGGGACTGCCTGGATTCGGGCTGGAGGTGAACCTAACTGGGGTTCATCTGAGACCAGCTTCAGCGTTGAGGAACCCCATGCATTTGGCCTTTCAGAACACTGGCTCCAGACCCTCACCAGACCCAGCACCCGAGTGCCTGCAGAGCAGGAAGGGGTCTTTCCATTCAGGCCATGGATGGACTGTGCCCTTCACCCCGGTGTTCTTTGCTCTGGGCTGCTACCGTGAAGGCTGGGGCATGGGGggctgcctgtgggggccctgctTCTGAGGCTGAGGGAGGCTTTACTGGAGACTTGCGGGTTATCACCTGAGAACCACCCGGGGAAGAACTGGCCACACTGGCTCACTTCCGATGACAGACAGGCCAGCCCCTCTCAGGAGGAGGCCCAGGGGTCAGCAAGTGTGCTAAGATTCTCCTGGTAAACTTGGTTTTAATGATGGTGGCGGTTTCTtgggactctgtgtgtgtgtgtaattaagcATGAGAAGATAAAAGAATTGGAAATCCAGGGCTCGCACAGCAAGCTAGCTGCAAGGGCAGGCAGGCCTGCACACATGCTGCCAGGATCACTGTAGGCGCCTGCTGGCACGGCTCAGGCAGCGACCTCTGTGCTCTGAGAGCAGGAAGTGCCCCAAAGTGGGCAGAGGACAGCCAAAGCCCAGATAGAGGGACACAGCGACCTGCCCTCACCAGACCAGGACCACATTATTGGCTGCACTCCCCGGGGGACTTCTGCGGTCAGCCTGTGCGGCTCAGTGCCCGCTTCACGGGTTTTCACGGTGTGCACCATTAACTTAAGGTTAATTAACGAGGCTCGGAAAGGTCAAACGGCGAGGATGCAATACGGGTGCCATGAGGGCCTTCTGGGTTGAGAGTTCAGGGTCTGTGATTTGGGGCTGTTTTTCTGGCCCAGGGCTCTCTTCCCATGGGGAACACCCGGACGGACAGAGGGATGCAGCGGCGGTTGTGAGGACAGCTGGCAAGTGGGGCTGGCTCCCCAGCATACCCACCCTGGATGGTCCGTCTCTGACTCGCTGGGGCTATGGGCAGGGGTCCCAGGTCCGGGGAGCTTACCTGATGTCAAAACGCAGCAGCAAGGCGATGAAGATCCctgagagagagggaaggagctGTGAGCACCGGGGAGAGGAGGTGGGCCCCAGGTAAGGGCAATGCCTGGACATGGAGCCCTGCCCCTGGGCAGCGAGATGCCCTGGTCTCCAGCGAGCAGACACCCAGCCTGTCCTTTGGCCTAGGAGCCACACTGAAGCAGCCTCTCAGGACTGGGCACTGAGTGCCAAAGCTCAGAGTGCCTGCTGGGGAGTCAGGCACCGGGCCCAACGGGACAGACAGCAAGCACCAAGAATCAGCACGCAGGCACGCCTGTGTCATCGTCATCGTCGTGGGAAGCAGGAGGAAGTGACCCAGGTGGGCTTCCCCAAGGAAGGGACACCGCTAGAGGGCGGAGTCTGTGCACAGGCCCTGAGGGAAGAAGCTCGGGGCTGTGGCGGCCGGGCAGGGTGCAGCGGAGCTGGAACTGCAGCAGCGGCTATACCAGCCATGTAGGCACAGGGAGGAGCTGCTATCTCCTAGTGAGAGGGTGCATCGAAAAAGATTCTGGCGGCTACACAGACTATGGGCTGGAGGGTGGAAGGGGACAGGAGGCAGAGGCAGCTTGAATTCATcgtcccacccacccactcaggaCCTGCCAGTGCCTTCTCTGTACGTTGCCGGTGAGCCTGCCTCCTGTGCTAGTCTGGCCTCGGACTCTCTCAGCTGAAGCAGGCTCCTGAGACCTGACACATCCGTGCTCGCCTGAAGTGcccgctggaaacacagggttacttgcagagagggagaggagttTGTCCTCAGGGAAGGCAGTGAGGTAGGCGCAGCACAGaaaggggctgctaaccaaaggctggAGGCCTCAACCCGCCagccgctctgctggagaaagatgtgtgGTAGCTTGCTTTGGGAAAGACGGACCTTGCCCTGGAAACCCTGAAGGGCGGGTAGCCTGGGTCCGAATCGCCTGGAAGCCAAGTGTGAGGGTCGGGCAGATGGGCGACCAATGGGCCCTTTCGGGCTAGAGCCAGGAGTCTGGTGCCCCCCGGTGGCCGAATTATAAACTGTTCTCCAACAAGCTCAAGGGTCAGAAATCCACGCAGGGCATTCCCACTCTTCCAACACCCATTCCGGCTGGAAGAACCACAACCGAGGCTCTGTGAGGCTCAAGCGGGCCTTCTGCTGAGCCCGGGTCACCTGCACTGAGGCAGTTGCAGGCATGTCCTGTGCTTGCCCCAAGAGCGGGACACAGGAGGATTCACATCGCACCTGTGCAGAGACCCTGCCGACAAAGGCCCtcttctggcctccagggagcggGTCTCCCAGGCTCAGGGCCCTAGAAAGTCTTGGATCTAGGCTTACTCGCACCCTCCCAGGGGCTTGTTGTCAAGTGCGGTTGGATCGGTCCCCATTCACAGCGACCCCAGGTCCAGCAGATGGAACAGGCCTGTTCCCGCGCCATCTGCACCACCTTGCCTACATTGGGGGCCAGTCGCCACGGAGTCAATCCAGCTCACAGGGGGACCTTCCTGTTTCTCTGTGGGCCCTCAGTTTTATCAAGCAcggggtccttctccagggactggttcctcccgATAAGGCTACAGAATCTGATGGGATGAGATCTCACCATTGTTGCTTCTAAGGACCACGCTGGCTGGCCCTTTCCCGAGAAGGGCTAGCTCGTTCTCCTGGCTGTCTGTGCTAAGGCCAGTGTTCTCtgccggcatcagctcctcttccgcCCTCCTTCAGCACGGGCCAGCTGTCCCTACCCACGAGGCGACGGGAACTATCCCGGCCAGCGTCAGGGGGACCCTGGTCctccgaggctctctgctcttcaacattttacagCAGAGGTGCCCAGCGTGGCGCAGCGCCTGATTCCTGACTGCTGTTCCTTGGGTGCTCAGTGCGGATCCGAGGAAATGAACTCCTCCATCTCGGTACACTTCCCCGGTTTTGGTTTGTCGTGCCATGGCGGACTGGTCCAGGTGGCaggatttctgttttccttcTGTTGAGGTGGGATCTGTACGGATCTGCATCAGGAAGCGCTTctagttctctttgctttcagcaagtaagggtgTGCCACCTGCATACCCCAGGCTGTGACCGAATCGTCCGTCCTCTGGCCACTCGACCAGCTTGCTGGGCACGAGTGAGGAAGCATGGACAAAGGACACAGCCCCTGATTTTAACCCCCTCAAGTGTTCGGAACCGCCCTCAAGGCCTTAGAGGGAGagctgagtcggaatcgactcggtggcagtgagtttagttgcgGTTTGGGGCCCCAGGTCAGTTCACCCAGCTCTTTGAACTTGTCTTTTCGTCTGTAAGACGGCATTGTTCCCCGGCCCCCAGCTGCTTCAACGGGCACAGGGCAGCATGAGACCACCTTCGGCACACACTGGGCGCCGACAAAAGCCCCACCGAGTTCCGGCTGGGCAAGCTGCTCTCAGCCCCGTTTCACAGGTTTCTGGGCAGATCCAGCCGAAGTCCTGTTGCTCACTTGGGTAGGAATGATGGAGGGTCCTTCTCTTCCCTGAGTTTCAGTTTCCTGGTGAGCAAACAGGGGATGCTCTCCCTTCTCTCTTGATTAACACTCACCTGAATGGACGTGCCACCCACAGAAGGGCTGGCCCGAGCCCCGCAGGGGCAGAGTGCTCTGACTGCCCACACTGGCACAGGCGCTGTGTGgtgtctgctttcaggcaagcACTGGGGGCCCTTCTGACACCCTGATTCGCACACCTGGGGTCTAGGGGACACTCTCGAGTCTCTTGACTGCAGCCACAAGTCTGCTGACAAGTGTGCCACTCGCAGGCTATGCAGGCGCACACGCAAGCACTCACTCGCAGGCACACAGGGGCCTCTTGTCCTGGGCACGGACACAGGAGCGCGGTCCACAcattgggaagggaagggaggacgGAGGGCCCTGGCAGTTCCAGCACACTGGAAATACTGTGACAACTGGGAGAGCCTGTAGATGTGTGAGTGTACACAGACAGTAGGGCTTAGGGTTCCGTGTGCCGGTCACGGATCGCACTTCTGCCCAGAGCCTGGCCCAGTCTGGCCTGTTGTTATGCAGTCTTCCCCCAGGGGCTCTGTGGGAATGGCCATGCTCACGGCTGCCTACCTGATACCCAGCTCAGGGCTGGCACGGGACTAAAACCAAGCCAGACCCAATACACTTGAGTCCATGGTGACGCACAGTGAGCCTGCAGGATGGAGCCAAATCCCCCTTTGTAGGATTCGGAGGCTGTACATCTCTCctcgagcacacagcctcatctttctccctcagagtcaccaggggggttgaactgctgacctggcagcagacagcccccagggctccttggcacaGACTCGGCACGCCAGTAATGTGGGCTGAGGTTGAATCTTTCACCAACCAGAGCTGACGCAGAGGGGCTTTGTCAGGTGCAGAATCCCCGCCTCGGCCCCCTGTGGCCCCCACCTGGAATGACGATGTCTCCGAGCCCCAGCATGGCAAAGTTGTCGGCTTCCAGGCCTTTCTCCAGCAGATCCTGGGGGAACACCACTGCAAGGGAgaggggcgggggtgaggggcCGCCACCGGAGCCCAGCtgacttcccctcccaccccttatATGGAGGGTAACAGGCTGAGAGGCAGTGTCTCCATGTGGAACCGCGCTGTGAAGAGGACCCTGGGGATCACCCAGGCAGTGGGTTGTGATGCTCTGAGAGGTGACTCACCCTCCCCACTTTTCAGAGGCCCCGGAGAGCCCCATGCAGGACGTCCATCTCCACAGAGGGGGCTGGCCTGGGTCTCAGGCCCTGAAGTCAGGGAAAGGCCACACGTGGTGATATCTGGGCTTCAAGCTCCCGATTCGGGGAGCCTGCTGGCCTGGGTAAGGCCTCCCTGTGTCTGCGTCTGGATTTCACCCCCGGTACCTGGCGAGCACGGCAGTTAtcccaggtgattctgactcgTCTAAAGCGTGATGCTCAGCTCATCCTGGCCTTCCATCCTCCCATCAGTGACTGGCTTGGGTTTGGTGCCTGACACCCAATTGAAGGGGGCTGCAGGGAGccttgggggagtggggagggaagataCCCTCCCCTTCCTGTGTCTGGACACAGCTGCCCGAGTCGCCAGATGCTGGGACTAGTAGCAGGCATCTTGGGACCAGGAGAGATGGACAGTACTGCTGAGCAGGGTGGTCTGGGAGCGGGCGGTGACTTTGGTTCTTGGAGATCCCGCTGAGGCCCCTAAGACCCTACCTCTGAGCTGCAGGGGGGCCAGGAGTTGGCCCCAACTCAAGGGATATGTTTTCTAAGCTGGAGCGGCTCTGCAGCTGGGCTGGCAGTCGCATGAGGGACTCCAAGGTCCCCGTGCAAGCACTCTGCTTACTGGGGGTTCTGAATGGGAGAGGGGCTGGTCCCCCATACCAAGTGCTGTGGGGATCCTGGGAGGGGCATCAATCTGGTGGCCCCTGTCCTTTGACTGGGGGGAGCAGACACACCTCTGGGTGCTCGTTCCCACTCcagttccccccccccgccccgcccctccccgtgACCGAGGAGCCCGAGGTCAGGGCAGGGCTCCTTTCATGAGTTCCAGGACAGAAAGTGACCAGGAAGCTGAGGGAGGCGTGGGGGGCTCTGCAGAGGAAGAGGTGTGGCGAGGGTTCAGGGAGAAGCAGTGACCAGGTCAGCATGGATGGCCAAGGTGGGGGGCAGAGGGTCCTGCAGGGGGAATGGAACTTACATTTTATAGGCGCCTCAAAGGACCTGGCCACTGTGACCATCACGTTGGTGCCAAATACCTACAAAGAGGAGAGGGGGGCTGAGAGGCTGAATGGGAAACAATGGGGTCCAAGCTGAGTCCTATGGGGGGGTGATGAGGGTCCCCAGGCAGATGTGACGCTGAGGTTAGGAGGccactggccctggccctggggaCACTGCAGGGGATTCCTGGTTCTAGGGACCAGGAGGGGCCGTTCAAAAGTCTGCAAAGGGCCTCTAAGGGGCTCAAGTGAGGCAGTGACTTTTGTCCAgggttctttctccctcagccccGAGTGCCCGGGGCCACGGCACGGTGCCTGAGTCATGCTGACCTTGGCCCCTCCCTTGCAGcgagccccccctcccccgccggcCCGGCAGCCCTTTGCAGGGCCCGTTTATCCGAGTTCTACCACTCCTGCCCGAAAGGCCCTAGCGTGGAGCCACGGGAGGAGGCAGGCTccttgcggagccccaggccggaccTCCAACTGGAGAACACGCACCCAGAAGACATCGTAGATGAAGAGGCCGCCCAGCAGGATGCAGCCTGTGCTGACGTTGCTGAGGTGCAGCAGCTCCACTCCGTTGAGGGAGAAGGCCAGGCCAAAGAGGTTGTTGGCGATCCAGTGCTgcagagagggtgggggtgggggcgggtgagGCCAGCTCTCAGCACCCTTCCTTCCCCCTGCCTGCTCCAGTAGGGCGAGGCCGCTCACCTTCCTGAGCAGGTACCAGACGCCGACGATGCTGCTCAGGCCCAGGCACACCAGGTCCTTGGTGTCAAACTCGTAATTGACGATCTCTGGGCAGAGAGGCCAGGTCAGTCCGCTCCCCATGGTGGAGTTGCCTCCCACCCCCCATCGTTGGGCCTGGCAGAGCAGGGCATGGCTGGGGCGCTCTCAGAGGCCTGTAGGCCAAGGGTGGGGGCGGCAATTTCAAGACTGTGAGCGCTCACTGGAGTCACTTGGCCTGTTTTCTccagaggaccaggcctgggatgGGTCAGTGGCAGGCCCCGGGGGCAGGAGGTCGGGCTGTGGGCGCAGACAGGCCTGGTTGGGATGTGGGCTCTGCCATTTGTCACTGGGTGgccctggggggtgggaggcagcTCCTCTTTAGTTTCCATCTCTCCTGTAGAAAGGGGACAACAGCTCCCACCCCACAGGCTGTGGTCGGGAGTCAACAGGACAGTCTTTTCAGAGCGCTCAGCTCAGGGTCCAGTGGACTCCAATCTGGGCCAGCTCTCCCGGTTGCCACCAAGCCCAGGCCTTTGGCAGGCTCCCCGATCATTCTGGAATCTCCCTACTCTGCCATCAAAGGAATCGGAAAAGCTGCTGGCAGCCCTGTCTCATGGATGAGGAGGCAGAGGGAGGTGTGAGCTGCAGGCCTGACGAGGCCTGGGGCAGAGGTCGGAGGGCCACCTGTCAACAAGGAGGCccagccaggtggtggaggtggccagGGGCGCAGAGCCCGGAGTGCAGATGCCAGTGGCTGGTCCCCAGggtctgcccccaccttcctcaGTGGCCACAGGCCCCCACAGGTTCTAACTACAAGAGCTCAAGGCCCAGCCGGCCAGCTTCCCCTGCAGCTGTAGGCAGAGGCATGCAGGTCCTCCTCCCACCTGCCTGCTAGAGCGtggagccctgggtgtgtcagctcCATGGGACAACTGGACCTtgggagcctgaaggcttggaGGCCTGGCTGCCTTAGCAAGCTGAGGTGGGGTCCTTCAGACTTCACCAAGCATGTCCTGGGCGCAGACGCACGAGAGAACACTCATGAGGTCACGACACTGAGATGACATGTGAGGTACCCGGAAGATGGGAGGGAAGCTCCCCCCGGCTCCCCAGGTTTTTTTTGGGTTCAAAGACACAGATACCATTTTATTCCAATCTTTCTCGGACACAAATCACAGGAGAATATTGGAATGGTCACAAGGGCCTGCTGTGCAGGGTCCTGTGCCGCCTGCTTGTCAGACCACCCCCCTCCtcctgggagggaggggccatCATCCCATTGTATAGATGGAATAGCAATATCAAGGCAGTGGCTAGATTCCCAGGCCCACCTCCCCCGGCCCCTGgcggcatgtgtgtgtgcatgtgtgcgtgtgggggGGCGAGACGCCACTGACCTTCCTTGTTCTCCCCCGAGCCCTGCGTGAAGAGTAGCTGGTACTGTCGATTTGGGAAGTTGGCAGGAAAAAACTTATTCATGAAGGGGCTGGAAGGAAAAGACGAGCAGGTTGGTAGAGCCCCCCAGGTCATCACAGCCCCAACACCCCACCCGGCTCCCTCCTGGCAGCCAGCAGGTAGGGACCACTTCCTGTCTTGCAGCTCACGTGGGGAGCCGCTGACTGAGTGGAAGTTGGCCCCTCGGCCTCAACACAGGCACGGGGCAGCCGCTTCCAGGAGCGCAACAGATCCAAACTCTAGGACTCTTGGGAGAGCAGAGGCCTGGCTCTGGACTATGGACCTCGGTGTCTCATTTGCTGCCTGTCAAGATGTACACTCCTGGGCCCCCTTTCCACACCCCAAGGCTGGTGGCCCGCTGACCATACCCACTCCAAGACTGAACACTCAGAGGCCCGGAAACAGGCTCGACTCGGACACTCCGTGTTTCCCCAGGGCCAGCCTGGCCTCCTCAGCTATGGACATGCTCTCTGACTAGCCAGCATTGCCCCAGGGCTCTTCTGGGCCCCTTCTCTGGGCAAGAGGAGCAGTAGGGGCGGCCGTGTTGTACAGTGGCCACAGTGCCCCGGCTCTGATCACACACTACTTCCCCTCCCTGAACCTCAGGTTCCTCTCCCATAGGTGGGAGAAAAAAGACCAGCTCCCTCGAAGGGGGGCCCCGTTCAGACAGGAGGCAGGGTGGCTGACATGCCCGGTCCAGCATGGGGCCCACAGCAGGTGGGAGGGGCTTGTGAGCTTCTGTTACCAAGATCCTCTCGCTCACAGCCTGGGCTGGGCAGCCTGTTAGCACGTCCGATTCACTGGGTGGGTCAGTGGAGGCAGGCCAGGCCcagccgggagggagggagggaggacggCCTCTTCCTAAGAAGCCAGCTAGGAGAAAAGAGGGTGTGCATACTGGAAGCCCCTCTGGCTCTCGACTTCCCCACGTGTCCAGGAGCCCTGCAGGGCGGGGTGTGTGTATAGAAagcgggggtgggtggtggggtggtagtggtggggcGGTGCTTTCTAAATGGACCTGGTCGCACCTCCAGGGCCTCAGTTCTGAGGAAGCAGGAGGCAGAGGATGGGCTGGATGTGGTGACTGCTCCCGGCTCCGTTTGTCAGGCCGCTTGGGGGGTTGTTCCTGGAGCCCAGGACTGTGAGCTGGGATTGGGGGTGGCTGAGAGCCCTGAGGAGTGAGACTGGCCTCTTCCTGAGAAGCTGGCCACTCAACTTTCCTAGCCAGCAAAGTCCAGAGGTCAAGAGCATGGACTCTGGAATCAGATGCCCagagttcaaatcccagctctgccacatactgcctgtgtgaccttggaaaaTTGGTTACTTAACGTCTGTGCAACTGTCCCCTCCTCTGGAGCGGTGCCTTTCCCACAGTGGTGCAGGCTCGCACGTGGAAAGCTGGAGTTGCAGCTTTGCCCTGAGTCTCAAGGCTGTTAGCCCGGGAGAAGAGGGGCTGCTGGGTAACATGGGGAGAGTCAAGCAACCCCACCTCTATGCCTGTGAGCTTGCCAGCTGGGCCCTGAAAACCTCTATGGGCTGGTGCCAGGTTGGGCGCCGGGAGCCTTCTGGTGAATGCTTGCTCAACTCCCAGTGTAGCATCAGGTAGCAGAAGTCTCTGGCCCTGAGTCACCCTTAAAGGTCACTGCTTCCCACTGAGACACCACCACATCCTGGTGCCCTTCTCCCCTGGGGGCAAGAGGCaagggggtaggggtggaggaaGTGGTGACGTGGCCTCTTCCTGGGGTGGCCGATTCTGGCATCCTGGGTCTTTCCCGAGAAAGGTCAGCTGGGTGGGGGGTGACCTCAGTCAGCTGAGGCTCCCTTGGCAGGGAGGCAAGCaggtgtggggtcctggtttacaactgccagcaccagcgccatgacaggctgtataaagccaaagtctggggcaggcctAAGTTTCAGGTTCAGATTCCTGGTCACTGAGGTAACTGTCAGATGAGGCATCTCCTGttccagactgaccagtagggtgcAGCgcctgagcataaccttaccagTGAAATTCAAGCAAAACCCACCACCGATTGACTAGCCGAGGAGGTACGCACGAAACTGCTCACCAA includes:
- the HM13 gene encoding signal peptide peptidase isoform X4; protein product: MDPALSDPLNSSAETVSPSNGTTRPPSTPEGIALAYGSLLLMALLPIFFGALRSVRCAHGKNASDMPETITSRDAARFPIIASCTLLGLYLFFKIFSQEYINLLLSMYFFVLGILALSHTISPFMNKFFPANFPNRQYQLLFTQGSGENKEEIVNYEFDTKDLVCLGLSSIVGVWYLLRKHWIANNLFGLAFSLNGVELLHLSNVSTGCILLGGLFIYDVFWVFGTNVMVTVARSFEAPIKLVFPQDLLEKGLEADNFAMLGLGDIVIPGIFIALLLRFDISLKKNSYTYFYTSFAAYVFGLGLTIFIMHIFKHAQPALLYLVPACIGFPVLVALVKGEVTEMFSYEESNAKDPAAGTESKGAEETEKKEK